The Pirellulales bacterium DNA window TTGCTCAAGAATACCCGCAACATCGGGTGCGGATCACTCGCCCATTTTACATGGGCGCTTATCACGTCACACGCGGTCAATTTCGCAAGTTTGTCGATGAAACCGGTTATAAAACCGTCGTGGAGGGGCGCGATGGCCGGCCGCCAGGCGCTTTAGGCGTTGACGCCAAGTCGTTGAGTTATGGTTTTCTCAAAGATGTTTCCTGGCGAAATCCTGGCTATGAACAGTCCGACGAGCACCCGGTTGTCATGATGACGTGGAGCGACGCGGTTGCCTTTTGCGAGTGGCTCAGCAAAAAAGAGGGCAAAGTGTATCGTCTGCCGACCGAGGCGGAATGGGAATACGCCTGCCGCGCCGGAACTACCACTCGCTATCATTGTGGCGACAATCCCGAGAGCTTGGCCACCGTGGCCAATGTGGGCGATGCCACCTTGAACGAAAAATTCCCGCATCATGGAGGAACGCTGAAAGCCCGTGACGGTTACTTTCTGACCTCGTCCGTGGGGAAATTCCAACCCAATTCTTTTGGCCTTTATGACATGCATGGCAATGCGCGGCAGTGGTGCTGGGATTGGTACAAGCCGGATTACTATCTCGAATCGCCTGTGGACGATCCCACCGGTCCGGGGCGCGGCTATCTTGTCCGGGAAGCGCGCGTTCTCCGCGGCGGTTCCTGGCTTAGCATTCCTTGGGAGTGTTATTCCGCTTCCCGTCACTGGGCAAATCCCACCAGCATCGACTGTGATCAAGCGGGCTTTCGCGTGGTCTCATTCTTGGATCCCGATGACGATCCAATCAAACGTTCCTCCGCGCTAAGACCCCCTGCGGCGGCAAACATGCAAGTCTCTCTCGACAAAGTACAGTCGACTCGGCCTGGT harbors:
- a CDS encoding formylglycine-generating enzyme family protein, encoding MATASLPTTVTIPPAENVKEPITNSLGMRLVYIPPGEFLMGNGETAESMADFHKTNYHAFNLTPERFAQEYPQHRVRITRPFYMGAYHVTRGQFRKFVDETGYKTVVEGRDGRPPGALGVDAKSLSYGFLKDVSWRNPGYEQSDEHPVVMMTWSDAVAFCEWLSKKEGKVYRLPTEAEWEYACRAGTTTRYHCGDNPESLATVANVGDATLNEKFPHHGGTLKARDGYFLTSSVGKFQPNSFGLYDMHGNARQWCWDWYKPDYYLESPVDDPTGPGRGYLVREARVLRGGSWLSIPWECYSASRHWANPTSIDCDQAGFRVVSFLDPDDDPIKRSSALRPPAAANMQVSLDKVQSTRPGEREAVIIHYRLSGPELADVLAIRTHILEATDDNDRPLEKTEKDEFKHPRRREIWLNAPGSIKKLKLLRGYLELMLSAKDPSSNVTANFPKEAGVPLKRDILQPGVIEITLQKLHDPKDATTPPRVWKLEYLIKDPYGKVIGNPEFLDRDGRALPTQGPWGGGSGGTKQMTIVFFAKPPDDLLVRFHIATENSLVSVPFEFKDISVVQPAR